The following is a genomic window from Chania multitudinisentens RB-25.
ATCCAGTTGTATATCCCCGCGAGCAACGGTGTGAATGGCGCAAGCCATCGGTTCGATCAACACCGCATCCTCGTGGCTGAGGCTTTCTGGAATTTTGTGAACAATGGCGTTTTCAGAAAAACGCATGTATTCCGCCATCCCCCCTTCGGCAACATCTTTTTGGAATCCGTAAATATTATGTGTTTCACACATCCAATAGCTGCCGGATTTGCAATAGCGGCATTCCCAGCAAGGAACGATCTGCTCAGCGATAACCCGCTCGCCAACCTTGTACTTTTTCTCTACACCTTCGCCCATGGCAACAATCCGGCCATAGAACTCATGGCCCGGCACCACCGGGGGTTTTACCCACGGCGTTTCCCCCCAAAACATCTGAGCACCGTTTTTACATTTACAGTCACCGGCACAGATCCCACAGCCTTCAACTTTGATCACCAACTCTTTGGCTTTCGGCAGCGGCGTTGGTACTTGTTCAAAACGGTAGTCCTGCGGGCCATGGCAAACCACCGCACTCATTTTCTCTGGTAACTGACTCATTTCCTTCTCCATTATCAAATTTAACCGATACAAAAACGAAATGTTGACGTTGTCATTTTTACAGAAAAAAACTCAATAGATAATTATTAATTTATATTATTCATTAAGTTAAAAAATAACTTCATTCTTAAATCCAAAATGACAACGTGAACATTTCGGATCATATAACCAAAGTGCAGAAAACATTTGTTTGAACAAAGTCACACATCGTTAACATGTCGCCCAAAAACTCTACAGAACAAGATCATGGTCACAATATCGTGGAGAGGATGTTGGAGTACGAAATGGGGGGTTGAGGCTAAGAGCCTATCTCAGTAGGCGCGTACAGAAACCGGAGCGTACATGCAGTCTGTGAGGATTTCGAGCACTACTCAGGGCCAAATAACCCTAATGGGATAGGCTCTAAATATATCAGGGCCTACTGCAAGGCCCCGTGCCAGTGGATGGAATGTTCTATTCTGCTAACCGCCATAATGCGGCAGATTCTGCACCTAACCGTAATTGCAGCCCATTATCTACCGCGTTGAGTTCACCTTCTCCCTCTAACCGCTGCCATGCGCCTTTTGCCAGCAACGGGCTGTAAGGCAGCAGCACTTCATCACTACCACTGCGTTGTAGCGCCACCAGTACTTGCTCTTGCTGGTAAGTACGTACAAACACCAACGTTTCCCCTGCGGCATACAGCACCTGGCAGCCACCGCGCCGTAGCGCTTTGCTTTGTTTGCGCAGCGCAATCAGGCGGCGGAACAGTGCCAACAATGGGTGGTCCCATGCGCCCTCATCCCAGGGGAATGGCTTGCGGCAGAACGGATCGTTGCCGCCGTCCAAACCGATTTCATCGCCGTAGTACAAACAGGGCACGCCAATCCAGCTTATCAACCACACCGCTGCCATCTGCATGCGCCGCTGGTTATTTTCCAGCATCGTCAAGAAACGCGCTGTGTCGTGGCTGTCTAGTTGATTAAACTGTATCAACTGACGATTATGCGGCAACCCAGCACGGTAACCGTCCATCCACTCCGCGCAGGTGGCGGCATCAATCTGTACCGGGTGATAGGCCACATCCTGCCCAGCCAGAAATGCCCGCACCGGTAAAGCAAAGCCCACATAGTTCATGGCGGCGTCTTCAACCCCGGCATGCAGCCAACGGCGTGCATCGCCAAAATGTTCGCCCAAGATATAAGCGTTGGGGTTTTCTTGCTTAGCCACTTGATAGAGCCCAGCCAGATGATGCAGGTTACCCTCAGCACCGCCGTTTTCACCCAGCATATGCACCACATCCAGCCGCCAGCCGTCGATACTGTACGGTGGCCGCATCCAGTAACGCACCACGCTGTTATCAGCGCGATAAATCGCCTCCGCCACCTGAGGTTCAGCGAAATTGAGCTTTGGTAGATTGGTATGGCCTTTCCAGGCCAGCGCCTCGCCATTTGGATAAAAGTTAAACCAACCGCGATAAGGGGAATCGGCATTATGGCAGGCACCCTGTTCCGCCTGCCGGTGGCGATCGAACCACGGGTGCGAGTCGCCCGTATGGTTAAACACGCCATCCAGCATGATCTTGATACCCACCTGGTGAGTGCTTACTCGCAAACGCTGTAGCGCCTCATTCCCACCGAAGTAGGGATCGACCTGATAATAATCTTCTGTGTCGTATTTATGCACACTCGGAGAGGTAAAGATCGGGTTGAGGTATAACGCCGTCACGCCAAGCTGTTGCAGATACGGCAGTTTTTCACTGATGCCATCCAGATCACCGCCGTAGAAGGTGGAAGCCGCATGTTTCCCTTCCAACGGATGTTGCCAATCACGGCGAACCACATCGCAGCCGGCCGCATCATGGTGATAACTCCCGCTTTCAATACCATGCGCCCCGCCGCTGCTGGCAAAACGATCGGGGAATATCTGATAAAACACCTGATCGGCCACCCACATCGGGCTATTATTCGGCTCATCCACGGCGAACTGTGCCAGTTGCCCAGGCGGTATCAACGACCAGCCCTGCGGGCCAAACCACTGTTGCCGTGTGGCCCACAGCAGTTTGAAGCAATAGCGCCTGGTCGCTTCCCCTTCATTCAGCGCCAGACTGGTATGATAACACCACAAACCGGCCGAGGCCTGCGCCTGCATTTTCAATAACCATTCTTCATTATCCGGTTCTGTACGCAAAAAGACCTGCTCAGGTAAATCATCACCCTGTAGCCACAGCGTGATCTCCAGACATTGCCTTTTTTTCACCACAAAAGGGGGAACGGGTTGATGCCAAGCGTTAAGCATGACGGCTCTCCTGATCTACACGACATGATTCCAATGCCCAGAACAATGCCACGTTGAGTGCCATCCCCCCTCCTCTTTAAGAAATAAACTCAGGGAGGAGCCGAGGGGTGGAGATGCGGATTCACCTGGATGGATAAAGGCAAACCGCTACTTTAGGTTAACGTATTTTTAATATTTAGAATATTTTTTGAGTAATTCAGGAAGGGAATATACCGGCCCTGCTGTCAGTCAGAGCCGGTATTTCTCACATCAATGCTGTCATTCTACCAACGCAGCCCGCTTCTTCTGGCGGCTGACTTTGACGTAATAACCCAGCAGCAGTAGCGCCACCCACACCAGCCCGGCATACAGCGAGATGCGAGTGGTTGGGAAGTAGCCAATCAGGGCAATGATAAACACCAGGAAGATAATCGCCACCACCGACGTAAATACGCCGCCGCGCAGCGGGAAATCCAGCTTCTTCACCTGATCTTTGCTCAAGCTGCGGCGGAAAGCGATCTGCGAGAACAGGATCATAATCCACACCCAAACGGTGGCAAACGT
Proteins encoded in this region:
- a CDS encoding alcohol dehydrogenase catalytic domain-containing protein, whose protein sequence is MSQLPEKMSAVVCHGPQDYRFEQVPTPLPKAKELVIKVEGCGICAGDCKCKNGAQMFWGETPWVKPPVVPGHEFYGRIVAMGEGVEKKYKVGERVIAEQIVPCWECRYCKSGSYWMCETHNIYGFQKDVAEGGMAEYMRFSENAIVHKIPESLSHEDAVLIEPMACAIHTVARGDIQLDDVVVLAGAGPLGLCMVQVARLKTPKKLIVIDAIDERLELAKEFGADVVINPLKEDADNIVKALTGGYGCDVYIEATGAPIGVTQGLQMIRKLGRFVEFSVFGKETTVDWSIIGDRKELDIRGAHLAPYSYEIAIDLFERGLVTSRGIVTHSYSLNEWDTAFALADSTDSIKVILVP
- the malZ gene encoding maltodextrin glucosidase — protein: MLNAWHQPVPPFVVKKRQCLEITLWLQGDDLPEQVFLRTEPDNEEWLLKMQAQASAGLWCYHTSLALNEGEATRRYCFKLLWATRQQWFGPQGWSLIPPGQLAQFAVDEPNNSPMWVADQVFYQIFPDRFASSGGAHGIESGSYHHDAAGCDVVRRDWQHPLEGKHAASTFYGGDLDGISEKLPYLQQLGVTALYLNPIFTSPSVHKYDTEDYYQVDPYFGGNEALQRLRVSTHQVGIKIMLDGVFNHTGDSHPWFDRHRQAEQGACHNADSPYRGWFNFYPNGEALAWKGHTNLPKLNFAEPQVAEAIYRADNSVVRYWMRPPYSIDGWRLDVVHMLGENGGAEGNLHHLAGLYQVAKQENPNAYILGEHFGDARRWLHAGVEDAAMNYVGFALPVRAFLAGQDVAYHPVQIDAATCAEWMDGYRAGLPHNRQLIQFNQLDSHDTARFLTMLENNQRRMQMAAVWLISWIGVPCLYYGDEIGLDGGNDPFCRKPFPWDEGAWDHPLLALFRRLIALRKQSKALRRGGCQVLYAAGETLVFVRTYQQEQVLVALQRSGSDEVLLPYSPLLAKGAWQRLEGEGELNAVDNGLQLRLGAESAALWRLAE